The Candidatus Eisenbacteria bacterium genome has a segment encoding these proteins:
- a CDS encoding DALR anticodon-binding domain-containing protein, protein PDHHGHVQRMQGVLEALGWEKDRFEVIVAQWVRLLRGGEAVKMSKRGGEFITLEELIDEVGVDAARFFFLMRRAESPMDFDMELAVRRTEENPVYYVQYAHARIHHVLEYARAQGVADPDPGTARLDLLSEPETLTLLRGLSALPSLIVASARSREPHRIPAYLKDLAARFHSFYHQHRVVTQDAPLTAARLLLTRATGIVFRRGLHLLGVSAPEAM, encoded by the coding sequence CCGGATCACCATGGCCACGTCCAGCGCATGCAGGGCGTGCTCGAGGCGCTCGGCTGGGAGAAGGATCGCTTCGAGGTGATCGTCGCCCAGTGGGTGCGCCTCCTGCGCGGGGGTGAGGCCGTGAAGATGTCGAAGCGCGGCGGGGAGTTCATCACGCTCGAGGAGCTGATCGACGAGGTCGGCGTGGACGCGGCGCGGTTCTTCTTCCTGATGCGGCGCGCGGAGAGCCCGATGGACTTCGACATGGAGCTCGCGGTGCGCCGCACCGAAGAGAATCCCGTGTACTACGTCCAGTACGCGCACGCTCGCATCCATCACGTGCTCGAGTACGCGCGCGCCCAGGGCGTCGCCGATCCGGACCCGGGGACGGCGCGCCTCGATCTCCTGTCCGAGCCGGAGACGCTGACGCTCCTGCGCGGGCTCTCGGCGCTTCCGTCCCTCATCGTCGCGTCGGCGCGAAGCCGGGAGCCGCACCGGATCCCGGCCTATCTCAAGGACCTCGCCGCGCGATTCCATTCCTTCTACCACCAGCACCGCGTCGTCACGCAGGACGCGCCGCTCACGGCGGCGCGGCTCCTCCTGACGCGCGCGACCGGCATCGTCTTCCGCCGGGGACTCCATCTCTTGGGCGTGAGCGCGCCGGAGGCGATGTAA